CGTGATCCCGAAACCGTCGCTGCCGGCTGCGCGGAACCCCACCCGGCGCGCGAGGCCCGCGGCCCTGACAGACCGCCGGGCGACCGCGAGCGCCTTGCGGTCGATGTCCACGCCCACGTACTTGCCCGCCGGGAAGGCCTGCGCGAGGGCGAGGAGAAACCCGCCGCAGCCGCACCCGACATCGAGGAGCCTGAGCCCCCGGTGGAGGCGCTCCTCCATCTCCGGTAGCCCCGGCAGCACCTTGCGCGCCACGAGCTTGTGCAGGCCGATCGTCGCGGCTCCCACCTGCTCTGAGAATTTCCGGCCGCGCGCCTGAAACGGGAGCGTCTTCCCGGAGCGCACCACCTCGTCGAGCCTCGCCAGGTCGTCGGCCTCGTGGTCCACGACCAGGTTGAGGGCGTCGCCGTAGTAATAGAGCGAGGCGGGATCGGCCAGGACCTGGTCGAAGCCAGGGGCGAGGCGGAGCCGCCCGCTCTCGTCGGCGTCGAGGAAGCCGAGCGCGTGGGCGGTCCGGCACCAGACCGCCACCGATCTCGGGTCGAGCCCCAGGTCTCCGGCGAGGAGTTCGGC
This region of Candidatus Rokuibacteriota bacterium genomic DNA includes:
- a CDS encoding methyltransferase domain-containing protein; this translates as MSTPREQLLRLIEYIRGFRATYLVAAGLRLGLFKKVAETPGVTAELLAGDLGLDPRSVAVWCRTAHALGFLDADESGRLRLAPGFDQVLADPASLYYYGDALNLVVDHEADDLARLDEVVRSGKTLPFQARGRKFSEQVGAATIGLHKLVARKVLPGLPEMEERLHRGLRLLDVGCGCGGFLLALAQAFPAGKYVGVDIDRKALAVARRSVRAAGLARRVGFRAAGSDGFGITGPFDVITLLQVLHEIRPELRLPILTECARVSSRDGWLVILDETYPSSWADLRRPENSRPVMTAFSELSMGNVIPTREEQESLLAAAGFSLQTRTLVGDGFTLLTAHPAA